The following DNA comes from Desulfuribacillus stibiiarsenatis.
AATACAGAGATATAATTTCGCTCTATATAGATGAGACCAACAGCGAATAATAACAAAAACACGAAAGAACCATAACGAAGTAAAGCTTTACGATTTAAAATAAATAATCGCATCAAACGACCCCCTAATTTGTTGAGTTGTTGTTTATCAATTTGAATTTCTTATATAGAATAATGAGACATACTTAATACTTATGCACAGAATTTCATACCGATAACTTATTCAGATAAATAACACGCATCAAGTTGAAACTTTCTGAATAGCGATTATAATAGATGTACAAAAGTGCGGAGGGGAAACATGTATCGAATATTATCGCTAATCAAAGAAAACCGAAACTACATATATCTAGCGGGTATTATTTTTATTGTTGGTAATGGATTGGGAGTAGTATTTGTCGATCAGTTTTATGGACTAATAGAAGAAGCGTTAGGAACAATCAAAGATTTAGGGGAGAAAATTGCCGAAAACGGCCATCCATTCTATGCAACTTGGGTAATTTTCTTAAACAATATAAGGTCAGCTTTTATGTTTATATTATTAGGATCAATAGTAGCGATACCTACAATCTTTGGTCTCTTTATCAATGGAGTGCTTATTGGTGTTGTGCTTAGTATGATTGGCGAGGCAGGGGTATCCCCTATTATGCTGTTAATCTTCGGCGTCATGCCTCACGGTATATTTGAGATACCAGCAATCTTGATTGCAGGTGGCTTTGGCATAAAACTCGGAACCGTTTGGATTAAACCATTGCCCGGCCTTACAAGGTGGCAGAGCTATACGGCGGTTTTCCGCGAGTCGATGTATGTTTTTGTTTTTATCACAGTGCTTTTAGTTGTTGCAGGTTTGGTAGAGGGGCTTATTACGCCGGTTTTGCTGAATTATTTTGTCGGTGAGATTGGGTTGTTTCAATAATATTACTATAAAGGGGTTTTATTAAATGGGGCAGGATAGGAAATTCAATGATAGTAAGGCACATAAGCTCACGACGGAAGAAAGGAAGCATTTAATCGAACCTGATAGAATTTTGCAGCTTGCCGGCTTAAAAGCAGGAGCTTCGGTTCTAGACCTCGGTGCGGGTCCTGGTTTCTTTGCAATCCCAGCAGCAGAGATTGTCGGAAGTAGTGGACAAGTTCTAGCGGTAGACATTTCGGATAAGATGATAAGTATGCTACAAGACGAAATTGCGAGTAAAGGAATTTCTAATATACAAGTACTCCAACAAGATATTCAAGAAGAACAGAATCAAGGGAAAGAGTTTGACTTTATTATCGCATCTTTGGTTGCCCATGAAGTAGAAGACATTCCGAGCTTTCTATCTAATTGGATGAAAAGCCTAAAGACAGGCGGTAAAATCTTTATATTAGAATGGCAGAAGAAAGAAATGTCGTACGGGCCGCCAATCAACCATCGATTAGATCCGCAGTACCTTCAATCAGTGTTCAATGAACAAAGAATCCATGCAGTGCAGCTACACGAATGGAAAGATTACTTCTACTATGTAGTAGCTACTAAAAATTAGTTATTAACCAAATAGTAATAAACGAAATTAGCTAAAGCTAAAGCCAATGCCAAAGCCAAAGCTAAAACCAAAGCCAAAGCTAAAACCAAAGCCAAAGCTAAAACCAAAGCTAAAACCAAAGCTAAAACCAAAAAAGCTATGGAAACAACAACTATAAAACTGAATAGCTAATATAAAAACACAATATCGAATGATAACAAAAAAACGATTATACACAAGAATAATAGAGACAAGCAGTTTTCTTATCGCGACAAGCTGGGATTTGTTTTAAATTCGTAATTGAAGCGATTCTCGATTCGTGGTAAGATACTATTTGTCGCTCCGAAACGAGCACAAACAACACATCATACAACAGACACAAGCTTCGGCTTGCAACATGGTGAGGCAATTTCGAAAGAATCGCCCTACACAAATTCAAAAAAAGATTTCGAACAGAACTCAAAAAAAGAATTTGAAAAAACATGTTGACACAACAAACTGGCTGTGATATGATATGAAAGTCGCTAAAAACAAGGCGATGACACAAACGAAACAAACAAGCGTGGGTTGAAGCAAA
Coding sequences within:
- a CDS encoding class I SAM-dependent methyltransferase, which codes for MGQDRKFNDSKAHKLTTEERKHLIEPDRILQLAGLKAGASVLDLGAGPGFFAIPAAEIVGSSGQVLAVDISDKMISMLQDEIASKGISNIQVLQQDIQEEQNQGKEFDFIIASLVAHEVEDIPSFLSNWMKSLKTGGKIFILEWQKKEMSYGPPINHRLDPQYLQSVFNEQRIHAVQLHEWKDYFYYVVATKN
- a CDS encoding stage II sporulation protein M, with translation MYRILSLIKENRNYIYLAGIIFIVGNGLGVVFVDQFYGLIEEALGTIKDLGEKIAENGHPFYATWVIFLNNIRSAFMFILLGSIVAIPTIFGLFINGVLIGVVLSMIGEAGVSPIMLLIFGVMPHGIFEIPAILIAGGFGIKLGTVWIKPLPGLTRWQSYTAVFRESMYVFVFITVLLVVAGLVEGLITPVLLNYFVGEIGLFQ